In the Lascolabacillus massiliensis genome, one interval contains:
- a CDS encoding NADP-specific glutamate dehydrogenase, with protein MKSSEVVNSVKMRFPNEPEYLQAVKEVVESIEEVYNEHPEFEKANLIERLIIPDKIHTFRVTWTDDQGRVHTNMGYRVQHNNAIGPYKGGIRFHASVSPSILKFLAFEQTFKNALTTLPMGGAKGGSDFSPRGKSDAEVMRFCQAFVEGLWRVIGPDTDVPAGDIGVGGREVGYMFGKYKKLAGEFTGTFTGKGREFGGSLIRPEATGYGNVYFLLEMLKTRNIDIKGKKCLVSGSGNVAQYTCEKLIELGAIPVTLSDSDGYIYDPDGIDEEKLKFVMELKNLYRGRIREYAEEFGCKYVPGARPWGEKGDIALPSATQNEIDQQDAEMLIKNGVFAVSEGANMPSTPEAIDIFIENKILYAPGKAANAGGVSVSGLEMTQNSERLSWPSEQVDEKLKWIMGNIHENCVKYGTESDGYINYQKGANIAGFMKVAKAMMGQGIL; from the coding sequence ATGAAATCATCAGAAGTTGTTAATTCAGTAAAAATGCGTTTTCCTAACGAGCCAGAGTATCTTCAGGCAGTTAAAGAGGTAGTGGAATCAATAGAAGAAGTTTATAACGAACATCCCGAGTTTGAAAAAGCAAACCTAATAGAGCGATTAATAATACCCGACAAAATACATACTTTCCGTGTAACTTGGACTGATGATCAGGGTAGGGTTCATACCAATATGGGTTACAGGGTACAACATAATAATGCAATTGGTCCTTACAAAGGTGGAATAAGATTTCATGCCTCAGTTTCACCTTCTATACTTAAATTTTTAGCTTTTGAACAGACATTTAAAAATGCACTTACCACTCTGCCAATGGGTGGAGCCAAAGGTGGTTCAGATTTCTCTCCAAGAGGAAAGTCTGATGCTGAAGTGATGCGATTTTGCCAGGCTTTTGTTGAAGGTTTGTGGAGAGTTATTGGTCCTGATACTGATGTACCAGCGGGTGATATTGGTGTTGGGGGAAGAGAGGTAGGCTATATGTTTGGTAAATACAAAAAATTAGCTGGCGAGTTTACAGGAACATTTACAGGTAAAGGCCGCGAGTTTGGAGGTTCTTTAATACGTCCCGAAGCAACAGGCTATGGCAATGTTTACTTTTTACTTGAGATGCTCAAAACCCGTAATATAGACATAAAAGGGAAAAAATGTCTTGTTTCGGGCTCAGGCAATGTAGCACAATATACTTGTGAAAAACTGATTGAGCTAGGTGCTATTCCGGTAACTCTTTCTGATTCTGATGGATATATCTACGATCCTGACGGTATAGATGAAGAGAAGCTTAAGTTTGTAATGGAACTCAAAAATCTATATAGAGGAAGAATTCGTGAATATGCAGAGGAGTTTGGTTGTAAATATGTTCCTGGTGCTCGTCCATGGGGTGAGAAGGGGGATATAGCACTGCCTTCAGCAACTCAGAATGAAATAGATCAGCAGGATGCTGAAATGCTTATAAAAAATGGAGTATTTGCAGTTTCAGAAGGTGCAAATATGCCAAGCACACCAGAAGCAATTGATATTTTCATCGAGAATAAAATACTTTATGCTCCCGGTAAAGCTGCAAATGCAGGTGGAGTTTCAGTTTCAGGCCTAGAAATGACACAAAATTCAGAACGACTGAGCTGGCCATCAGAGCAGGTGGATGAGAAGTTGAAATGGATAATGGGTAATATTCATGAGAATTGTGTAAAATATGGGACTGAAAGTGATGGCTACATAAATTATCAAAAAGGGGCAAATATTGCAGGATTTATGAAAGTTGCCAAGGCAATGATGGGTCAAGGAATATTATAA
- a CDS encoding inorganic phosphate transporter: MDSIYLIIVIVLLGLAVLDLIVGVSNDAVNFLNSSIGSKVAPIRIIFAVAALGILLGTMFSSGMMEVARSGVFYPEKFTFPSIMMLFLAVMLTDVILLDLFNTFGLPTSTTVSLVFELLGASVAVALYTIWTTESGGNLGEFINSGKALAIITGIFTSIAIAFLVGSIIMYISRIIFSFNYKKPFKYLGALWGGIALTAITYFAVFKGLKGSVLVSSELLAYLEGNMGMALLYTLGTWTILMAILQHIFRVKILKVIVLSGTAALAMAFAGNDLVNFIGVFMAGFDSFHIAQEVVASGGDLNTLYMGKLSEPVVANIYWLLGAGTLMTLSLFLSKKSRTVSNTEVNLARKGEGIERFSSSPLSRSIVRGSLTLSKSISTIIPESMKKFIDKRFEPVELENKASFDLIRASVNLTVSAMLISLGTSLKLPLSTTFVTFMVAMGSSLADRAWGRESAVYRINGVLTVVAGWFLTALVAFSAALAVGLFLMWGGKIAIVIMIAIVVIMLLKSSKLHTKRKSKEEQQQQVLSTKDQLITSCNNDVHMVLDRTLWILKKVIDGLNDENRKSARKAMNEAIELYEKFKDKRDYEVVPTIESIQMNALDLEQEYVQLVDYSYELTKSLKAISESTFNYINNNHSAFSKEQIDDLKVFYNTLTDVFNCYNEMEKTGDYSKFNKVTNLRDFILELNPKLTKRQIKRVKEGVSSTRNSILFLNLVNESKIVTLQSGNLIKSHRNFREQSSKHSMTMIGAKELINNATLNL; this comes from the coding sequence ATGGATTCAATTTATTTGATTATTGTAATTGTTCTGCTTGGATTGGCAGTACTAGACCTAATAGTTGGAGTTTCAAATGATGCTGTTAATTTCCTGAATTCCAGCATAGGCTCCAAAGTAGCACCTATTAGAATAATTTTTGCAGTTGCTGCTCTTGGAATTTTATTAGGTACTATGTTCTCAAGTGGGATGATGGAGGTTGCAAGAAGTGGGGTGTTTTATCCGGAAAAATTCACTTTTCCATCAATAATGATGCTTTTTTTGGCAGTAATGCTTACTGATGTTATACTGCTAGATCTCTTTAACACCTTCGGGTTACCAACTTCAACAACAGTTTCGCTTGTATTTGAACTATTAGGTGCTTCAGTAGCTGTTGCACTCTACACAATCTGGACTACTGAATCCGGTGGTAACCTTGGAGAATTTATAAACAGTGGTAAAGCACTTGCAATTATTACCGGTATTTTTACATCTATTGCAATAGCATTTTTGGTAGGTTCTATCATTATGTATATATCACGAATAATATTTTCTTTCAACTATAAAAAACCTTTTAAATACCTTGGAGCACTCTGGGGAGGTATCGCTCTTACTGCAATTACTTATTTTGCTGTGTTCAAAGGTCTTAAAGGTAGTGTATTAGTTAGTTCCGAACTACTCGCATATCTTGAGGGCAATATGGGGATGGCATTACTATATACACTTGGAACTTGGACTATTTTAATGGCTATACTTCAGCATATTTTCAGAGTTAAAATACTGAAGGTGATCGTCTTGTCCGGAACAGCTGCTCTTGCTATGGCTTTTGCAGGGAACGATTTGGTAAACTTCATAGGAGTATTCATGGCCGGTTTTGACTCTTTCCATATAGCGCAGGAGGTAGTTGCATCCGGAGGTGATTTGAATACACTATATATGGGCAAGCTTTCTGAACCTGTTGTTGCAAATATATATTGGTTACTTGGTGCAGGAACACTAATGACTTTATCATTATTCCTTTCTAAAAAGTCACGTACAGTTTCAAATACAGAGGTTAATCTTGCGAGAAAAGGTGAAGGAATAGAGCGTTTTTCATCATCACCTTTATCACGTTCAATTGTAAGAGGCAGTCTCACTTTGAGTAAATCAATAAGCACTATTATTCCTGAATCGATGAAAAAGTTTATCGATAAAAGATTTGAACCTGTAGAACTTGAAAATAAAGCTTCTTTTGACTTAATAAGAGCCTCTGTAAACCTCACTGTTTCTGCAATGCTTATCTCGCTTGGTACATCATTGAAACTGCCACTTTCAACTACATTTGTTACTTTTATGGTTGCAATGGGTAGTTCATTAGCCGATCGTGCCTGGGGCCGTGAAAGTGCTGTATATCGTATAAATGGTGTATTGACAGTTGTAGCAGGATGGTTTTTAACCGCACTTGTAGCTTTTTCTGCAGCATTGGCAGTTGGCCTCTTTCTTATGTGGGGTGGTAAAATTGCAATAGTAATTATGATTGCTATTGTTGTAATTATGTTACTTAAATCGAGCAAGCTTCATACAAAAAGAAAATCAAAAGAAGAACAGCAACAACAAGTTTTATCAACTAAGGATCAGCTTATTACATCATGCAACAATGATGTACATATGGTACTGGACAGGACCCTGTGGATTTTAAAGAAAGTGATAGATGGACTGAATGATGAGAATAGGAAATCAGCCCGTAAGGCAATGAATGAAGCTATCGAGTTATATGAAAAATTTAAAGATAAACGTGATTACGAGGTTGTACCTACTATTGAAAGTATTCAGATGAATGCATTGGATCTTGAGCAGGAGTATGTCCAGCTGGTAGATTATTCATATGAACTAACAAAATCTTTAAAGGCGATTTCAGAGTCAACATTCAATTATATAAATAATAATCACTCTGCCTTCTCTAAGGAGCAGATTGATGATTTAAAGGTGTTTTACAACACTCTGACTGATGTTTTCAATTGTTATAATGAAATGGAGAAAACAGGTGACTACAGTAAATTTAATAAGGTTACAAACTTAAGAGATTTCATTCTTGAACTTAACCCTAAATTGACAAAACGTCAAATTAAAAGAGTAAAAGAGGGGGTTTCCAGTACACGTAATAGTATACTATTCCTTAACTTGGTGAATGAATCAAAAATTGTAACATTACAATCGGGTAATCTGATAAAATCACATCGTAATTTCAGAGAACAATCATCAAAACATAGTATGACAATGATTGGAGCCAAAGAGCTTATTAATAATGCTACATTAAATTTGTAG
- a CDS encoding carboxypeptidase-like regulatory domain-containing protein — protein MKSILVIAASLLISVTAFAETDKINNKKGKETETVAFIENVNALQLTGSVVDEKNKETLAGATILVDGKKYYSDLDGNFSINDVIPGKYQMVVELISYEPVSLEIDLNKNQNLNISLLQK, from the coding sequence ATGAAATCCATTTTAGTTATTGCAGCATCGTTGTTAATTTCAGTGACTGCTTTTGCAGAAACAGATAAAATCAACAACAAAAAAGGAAAGGAAACTGAAACTGTTGCCTTTATAGAAAATGTGAATGCGTTACAACTTACAGGATCTGTTGTAGATGAAAAGAACAAAGAAACACTTGCCGGAGCAACCATATTGGTAGATGGTAAGAAGTATTACTCCGACCTTGATGGCAATTTTTCTATAAATGATGTAATTCCCGGAAAATACCAAATGGTTGTAGAATTAATTTCTTACGAACCGGTTTCATTAGAAATAGATCTAAATAAGAATCAAAATTTAAACATCAGTCTTCTTCAAAAATAA
- a CDS encoding toxin-antitoxin system YwqK family antitoxin, which yields MNKKLSIIIFQLSAVMILFAQEPQRTSQIYQTDGIYYRDRNQTELFTGDYREYYDNNTLKLEMQIKNGLIEGPYIVYYENRKPQEIRSYKDGKLHGIWRSYDESGQLISEAEYRNGNKHGTWRIWDELGTQRYEMNYYNGEKTGIWRMWDEKGELTGEKRY from the coding sequence ATGAATAAAAAATTAAGTATAATTATTTTCCAGCTTTCAGCAGTAATGATATTATTTGCTCAGGAACCTCAGAGAACTTCCCAAATATATCAAACAGATGGTATTTATTATCGTGACAGGAATCAGACAGAGCTTTTTACAGGTGATTACAGGGAATATTACGATAATAATACCCTAAAACTTGAAATGCAGATAAAAAACGGTCTGATTGAGGGACCTTACATAGTTTATTACGAAAACAGAAAGCCGCAGGAGATCAGATCATACAAAGATGGTAAACTACATGGTATCTGGCGATCTTATGATGAGTCTGGTCAGCTCATCTCTGAAGCAGAGTATCGAAATGGCAATAAACACGGGACATGGCGTATCTGGGATGAGTTGGGTACTCAAAGGTATGAAATGAATTACTACAATGGGGAGAAGACAGGGATATGGCGTATGTGGGACGAGAAAGGTGAACTAACAGGAGAAAAGAGATATTGA
- a CDS encoding TonB-dependent receptor, which yields MAHRFVISKLSVLLFFLVISFTALSQTGIIKGKISDAKTNEPLIGASVLVEGTTNGAAADLDGNYVIQNVAAGTHTLIVSYVSYNQITHTGVVVESNSETVLDFEMSSDDITLQEVEVVARVNRESENILLMEQRQALVSTQAVGSLELSRKGIGDAQAAVAQISGISRQEGVKNVFVRGLGDRYNATLLNGFPIPSEDPEYKNIALEFFGTDIIQNIGVNKVFSGSSYSDVGGAVIDISSKELLNDYELVVDLSGGLNSAAVGKDFLKQEGSDYFGFANSNRPFDNIFDFPNSLDPGEVSLPMNHSYGLSGGKSFKLGKRNNPLSFYGVASHSTDYSYTEEIVRNANTIGNIWQDQNGDKYSQNTNQLLLGNLMFGINKKHNLHYNFMLIHANDQSVGKYSGLNAERHQDSDSGMGIVIRQQTNDNLLIVNQLMTNWLLTNSLKLDAGISYNTVKGLEPDRRENYFSLSEGNTYNLTRSNRNKRFFSELKNRDINPKVALTYSLLDRFGSDNSSISIGYTGRFVNDEFKALEYNFSPIGMPAFSMDGLSLDELYENSLRDRTLSMTTGKTNSYDVTKNIHSVFGEASYQLAENLTANIGLRMDKVDLSVTYDVAHTTAGEVTIDTAYFLPSLNLKYDLNDKNSLRLGASKTYTLPQSKEISPYQYVNISFASQGNPNIKPSDNYNIDLKWDYYLSPGELLTVTGFYKYIERPIGRVDQANSAGLLTYDNISDHAIVGGIEFEFRKNIFNRYDSQRERMNRLSLGLNASYIHTDMLLNILNTEPRKSGLEGASPFLTNADISYHYTKGEKNIVASLIFNYFSDRIHTVGATGFKDIMEEGVPTLSFASTYSVNRRLSFKLNASNLLNSPYRLSRENSVSDDKVILNEFKKGQNISLGISYEF from the coding sequence GTGGCACATAGATTTGTAATTTCAAAACTGTCCGTATTATTGTTTTTCCTTGTAATTTCATTTACTGCATTATCACAGACAGGTATAATCAAAGGAAAAATTTCTGACGCTAAAACCAACGAACCGCTAATTGGTGCATCGGTACTGGTAGAGGGAACAACAAACGGAGCTGCCGCCGACCTAGATGGTAATTATGTAATTCAGAATGTTGCTGCAGGAACACATACTCTAATTGTTTCCTATGTTTCGTATAATCAAATCACACATACCGGAGTTGTTGTAGAAAGTAATAGTGAAACAGTTCTTGATTTCGAGATGTCTTCAGATGATATTACTCTACAAGAAGTTGAGGTTGTTGCAAGGGTTAATCGTGAAAGTGAGAATATTCTTCTCATGGAACAACGTCAAGCGCTTGTTTCAACTCAGGCTGTAGGTTCACTTGAGCTTTCGCGTAAGGGTATTGGTGATGCACAGGCAGCTGTTGCTCAGATATCCGGTATTTCACGTCAGGAAGGGGTTAAAAATGTATTTGTAAGAGGTCTTGGAGACCGATATAATGCTACCCTGCTTAATGGATTTCCTATTCCATCAGAAGATCCTGAATACAAAAACATTGCACTTGAGTTTTTTGGTACTGATATTATTCAGAATATTGGTGTAAACAAGGTTTTCAGTGGAAGTAGCTATTCTGATGTAGGAGGCGCTGTAATTGATATATCATCAAAAGAGCTGTTAAATGATTACGAACTTGTAGTTGATCTTTCGGGAGGTTTAAACAGTGCAGCCGTAGGGAAAGATTTTCTTAAACAGGAAGGTTCAGATTATTTTGGTTTTGCAAACAGCAATAGGCCTTTTGACAATATATTTGATTTCCCTAATAGTCTTGATCCGGGGGAAGTTTCTCTTCCAATGAATCATAGTTACGGTTTATCCGGAGGTAAATCTTTCAAATTGGGTAAAAGAAATAATCCTCTTTCGTTTTATGGCGTAGCTTCTCATAGTACCGACTACTCATATACAGAGGAAATTGTACGCAATGCTAATACAATCGGGAATATCTGGCAAGATCAAAATGGAGATAAGTATTCCCAGAATACAAATCAGCTCCTTTTGGGTAATTTGATGTTCGGCATAAACAAAAAACATAATCTTCATTACAATTTTATGCTGATTCATGCAAATGACCAATCTGTTGGTAAATACAGCGGACTCAATGCTGAAAGACATCAAGATTCTGATTCAGGCATGGGTATTGTAATAAGACAGCAGACTAACGATAACCTCCTTATCGTTAATCAGCTTATGACAAATTGGCTATTGACAAATTCGCTTAAACTGGATGCAGGAATTTCTTACAATACAGTTAAAGGTCTTGAGCCTGACCGTCGTGAAAACTACTTTTCGCTTTCTGAAGGTAATACCTACAATCTTACAAGGAGTAACAGAAATAAAAGATTCTTCTCAGAGCTTAAAAACAGAGATATTAATCCGAAAGTTGCATTAACATACAGCCTTCTAGACCGTTTTGGATCTGACAACTCCAGCATTTCAATTGGTTATACAGGGCGTTTTGTCAATGACGAATTTAAAGCATTGGAATATAATTTCAGTCCTATTGGCATGCCGGCATTTTCTATGGATGGTCTTTCTCTTGACGAATTATATGAAAACAGCCTCAGAGACCGTACACTAAGCATGACTACAGGAAAAACTAACTCTTACGACGTTACTAAAAATATTCACTCAGTTTTTGGAGAAGCTTCTTATCAGCTTGCAGAAAATCTTACGGCAAACATCGGCTTAAGAATGGATAAGGTAGATTTATCTGTAACTTATGATGTTGCTCATACAACTGCCGGAGAAGTAACCATAGATACAGCTTATTTTCTTCCAAGCTTAAATCTGAAATATGATTTAAACGATAAAAACAGTTTACGATTAGGTGCAAGTAAAACATACACTTTACCTCAATCAAAAGAAATTTCTCCTTATCAGTACGTAAATATATCGTTTGCCAGCCAGGGTAATCCAAACATCAAACCATCAGACAATTATAATATTGATCTTAAATGGGATTATTATTTGAGTCCAGGTGAACTACTTACTGTAACCGGATTTTATAAATATATAGAAAGACCAATCGGACGAGTGGATCAGGCTAATTCAGCAGGTTTGCTTACTTATGACAACATCAGCGATCATGCAATTGTAGGAGGTATTGAATTTGAATTTAGAAAGAATATTTTCAACCGCTATGATTCTCAACGCGAAAGAATGAACAGACTGTCGTTAGGATTAAATGCATCGTATATTCATACTGACATGCTACTTAATATTTTAAATACTGAACCCAGGAAGAGCGGTCTTGAAGGTGCATCTCCATTTCTTACAAATGCTGATATCTCTTATCACTACACTAAAGGAGAGAAAAACATTGTTGCTTCGCTGATCTTTAATTATTTCAGTGACCGCATTCATACAGTTGGTGCAACAGGTTTTAAAGATATTATGGAAGAGGGTGTGCCAACTCTAAGTTTTGCTTCTACATATAGTGTAAACAGGCGTCTATCATTTAAGTTAAATGCATCTAATCTTCTGAATTCACCTTACAGATTATCAAGGGAAAACAGTGTCTCTGACGATAAAGTAATTCTTAACGAATTTAAAAAAGGTCAAAATATTAGTCTTGGAATTAGTTACGAATTTTAA
- a CDS encoding DEAD/DEAH box helicase — protein sequence MSEFKKLGVTPEIAQALAELGYEQPMPVQSEVIPQLLNKTRNIIALAQTGTGKTAAFGIPIIQKTVVKNVTPQTLILCPTRELCLQIAGDLADYSKYVDDIKVLPVYGGSSIESQIRALKRGVHIIVATPGRLIDLIKRKTVSLSNVQSVVLDEADEMLNMGFTEDLDEILSYVPENRSMLLFSATMPREIQRITGKYMKDPMEITIGRKNEGALNVRHTYYVVHAKDRYLALKRIVDYYPNIYGIIFCRTRKDTQEIADKLMQDGYDADSLHGDLSQAQRDLVMSKFRNHNLQLLVATDVAARGLDVDDVSHIINYSLPDDIESYTHRSGRTGRAGKAGTSISIIHTKERGKISQIEKQINKQFEKREIPKGDVICEKQLFNFVDKIEKVKVNEEEIERLLPSIFRKLEWLEKEDIIKRIVSLEFNRLIEYYQEAEEIFEPDDQSSGRRKGERGRQSNRNGNVSREPEKGYSRLFINVGKMDGINPAVLMGFINENVKGKVPIGKIDLMKSFSFFEVPEDVAPKVVSSFKGMHLEDRKLLVQFAQDADNQKPKKSFGRKKEESYGFGNNKKKRGKKQRY from the coding sequence ATGAGCGAATTTAAAAAACTGGGTGTTACACCCGAGATAGCGCAGGCTCTTGCAGAGTTAGGCTATGAACAACCAATGCCTGTACAATCAGAGGTAATACCTCAATTGTTAAACAAAACACGAAATATAATTGCACTTGCACAAACAGGTACAGGCAAAACGGCAGCTTTTGGTATACCAATTATCCAGAAGACTGTTGTTAAAAATGTTACACCTCAAACACTGATACTATGTCCCACAAGAGAACTATGTCTTCAGATTGCAGGTGATCTTGCAGACTACTCAAAATATGTTGATGATATAAAAGTTCTTCCTGTATATGGAGGATCAAGTATAGAGAGTCAGATACGTGCACTCAAAAGAGGTGTTCACATAATAGTAGCTACACCGGGAAGGTTGATTGACCTTATTAAACGTAAGACTGTCTCACTTTCAAATGTTCAGTCTGTTGTACTTGACGAAGCAGATGAAATGCTTAATATGGGATTTACTGAAGATCTTGATGAAATACTTTCATATGTTCCTGAAAATAGGAGTATGCTTCTGTTTTCAGCTACTATGCCAAGAGAAATTCAAAGAATTACCGGCAAGTATATGAAAGACCCGATGGAGATTACAATAGGCAGGAAAAATGAGGGAGCTCTTAATGTTAGGCATACATATTATGTTGTTCATGCTAAAGACAGATATCTTGCTCTGAAGAGAATAGTTGACTATTATCCTAATATTTATGGCATCATTTTCTGCAGAACAAGAAAAGATACTCAGGAGATTGCGGATAAACTCATGCAAGATGGGTATGATGCTGATTCTTTGCATGGTGACCTATCACAGGCGCAGCGAGATCTGGTAATGAGTAAATTCAGAAACCATAACCTTCAGTTGCTCGTTGCTACAGATGTTGCGGCACGTGGACTGGATGTTGATGATGTTTCTCATATAATCAATTATAGTTTGCCTGATGATATAGAGAGCTATACACACAGAAGTGGAAGAACCGGTAGAGCAGGAAAAGCAGGAACATCAATTTCAATTATTCATACAAAGGAGAGAGGAAAAATTTCACAAATTGAGAAACAGATAAATAAACAGTTCGAAAAGCGTGAAATACCCAAAGGGGACGTAATCTGCGAAAAACAGCTATTCAATTTTGTTGACAAAATTGAGAAAGTGAAGGTAAATGAGGAAGAGATTGAGCGACTCCTTCCGTCAATTTTCCGCAAGCTTGAATGGCTTGAGAAAGAGGATATAATCAAACGAATTGTTTCTCTTGAGTTTAATCGACTGATTGAATATTATCAGGAAGCTGAAGAGATTTTTGAACCGGATGATCAATCTTCAGGCAGAAGAAAAGGGGAAAGAGGACGACAGTCTAATAGAAATGGAAATGTGTCTCGTGAACCTGAAAAGGGTTATTCCAGACTATTTATTAATGTAGGTAAAATGGATGGTATTAATCCTGCTGTTTTAATGGGTTTCATTAATGAGAATGTAAAAGGGAAAGTTCCAATTGGAAAAATTGATCTTATGAAAAGCTTCTCATTCTTTGAGGTTCCGGAAGATGTTGCTCCTAAGGTTGTCAGTTCTTTCAAGGGAATGCATCTGGAAGATAGAAAGTTATTGGTTCAGTTTGCTCAAGATGCTGATAATCAGAAGCCTAAAAAAAGTTTCGGTAGAAAAAAAGAAGAGAGTTATGGTTTCGGTAATAACAAGAAAAAAAGAGGAAAAAAGCAGAGATACTAA
- a CDS encoding tyrosine-protein phosphatase — protein MSTVKITSVVEKDPKGDFLLKWEVSPDQEGDIDIYSSLSDSSLTSFTPVTTTKIANQVLTLNPTGSGLREYFILRTAGVQSGVVANRVIDMNNIKNFRDIGGYFTTDDRQIKWGQIYRSGDLSSATLYDQEKIRRLNIKTIIDFRSDKTSGKYPILIHPTIRKISLPLSPMDADKLDAQLLNDDFNRSDAIRYVQESYIDIVENHKEQFGEMFDILTNDANYPILLSGSLGKDGIGLASYFILYALGVPQTVLEQDYMLSNKLIDPVKAKVDARNLPENMQEAVTAMLSVNRSYLNYVIDHINNKYGSVDAYLEKELRVSNGKKNLLRKYLLYNF, from the coding sequence ATGTCAACGGTAAAAATCACCTCTGTAGTGGAGAAAGATCCAAAGGGAGATTTTCTGCTCAAGTGGGAAGTAAGCCCGGACCAGGAGGGTGATATTGATATTTATTCATCACTATCCGATAGTTCTCTTACAAGTTTCACACCTGTAACAACCACAAAAATTGCAAATCAGGTATTAACATTGAATCCTACAGGATCAGGGCTAAGGGAATATTTTATACTTCGTACAGCCGGTGTACAATCTGGAGTTGTTGCAAATCGTGTTATCGATATGAACAACATAAAAAACTTCAGAGATATAGGCGGCTATTTTACAACTGACGACAGACAAATTAAATGGGGACAGATATACAGATCAGGAGATCTTAGCAGTGCAACACTTTATGATCAGGAAAAAATCAGAAGGCTCAATATTAAGACAATAATTGATTTTAGATCTGATAAAACTTCCGGTAAATACCCAATACTAATTCATCCTACAATCAGGAAAATATCACTTCCATTGTCGCCTATGGATGCAGATAAGTTGGATGCTCAATTGTTAAATGATGATTTTAACCGTAGCGATGCGATCAGATATGTTCAGGAGTCGTATATAGATATTGTAGAAAATCATAAAGAGCAATTTGGTGAGATGTTTGATATATTAACAAATGATGCTAATTATCCCATTTTATTATCAGGATCTTTGGGAAAAGATGGAATAGGGCTGGCATCTTATTTTATTTTATATGCTCTGGGTGTACCACAAACGGTGCTTGAACAGGATTACATGCTTTCAAACAAACTGATTGACCCTGTTAAGGCAAAAGTTGATGCAAGAAACCTTCCCGAAAACATGCAAGAAGCTGTTACTGCTATGTTATCGGTGAACAGATCATATTTGAACTATGTAATTGATCATATCAATAATAAATATGGATCTGTTGATGCTTACCTTGAAAAAGAACTCAGAGTGAGTAACGGAAAAAAGAATCTATTAAGAAAATATCTGCTTTATAATTTCTGA
- the nadA gene encoding quinolinate synthase NadA, translating into MFFNFKTIYNNNKVMSKEEIIQNIVRLKKEKNAIILAHYYQDSDIQDIADFVGDSLALAQWAAKTTADIIVLCGVHFMGETAKILSPEKRVFIPDMKAGCSLADSCPAKEFKKFIDENPGHTVLSYVNTTAAVKALTDIVVTSTNAKQVVDSLPIDEKIIFGPDKNLGDYINKLTGRNMLLWEGVCHVHEQFSLERILELKKEYPDALLLAHPECPKYLLEVADHVGSTSSILKFATNSDNKKFIVATEAGILHQMQKENPDKLFIPAPPEDSTCACNECFYMKMNTLEKLYLCLKLEKPEIFVDEETRIKAVKPIERMLDISAKYGL; encoded by the coding sequence ATCTTTTTTAATTTTAAAACTATATATAATAATAATAAGGTTATGAGTAAAGAAGAAATCATTCAAAATATAGTAAGACTAAAAAAAGAAAAAAATGCAATTATCTTGGCGCACTACTATCAGGATTCTGATATACAGGATATTGCAGATTTTGTAGGTGATAGTCTTGCACTTGCTCAGTGGGCAGCCAAAACAACAGCTGATATTATAGTGTTGTGTGGTGTACATTTCATGGGTGAAACAGCGAAAATATTAAGTCCCGAAAAAAGGGTATTTATTCCAGATATGAAAGCAGGTTGCTCACTTGCGGATAGTTGTCCTGCCAAAGAATTTAAAAAATTCATTGATGAGAATCCAGGACATACTGTTTTATCCTATGTAAACACAACAGCTGCCGTTAAGGCATTAACAGATATAGTAGTTACTTCCACAAATGCCAAACAGGTAGTAGATTCGCTTCCCATTGATGAAAAAATTATTTTTGGACCGGATAAGAATTTAGGTGACTATATTAATAAACTTACTGGAAGAAATATGCTGTTATGGGAGGGTGTATGTCATGTACATGAGCAATTTTCTCTGGAGAGAATTCTTGAATTAAAAAAAGAGTATCCTGATGCATTACTTTTAGCTCATCCTGAATGTCCAAAATATCTGCTTGAAGTAGCCGATCATGTAGGATCAACCTCATCAATTTTAAAATTTGCAACTAATTCTGATAACAAAAAATTTATTGTGGCAACTGAAGCAGGTATCCTGCATCAGATGCAAAAAGAAAATCCTGATAAACTTTTTATTCCTGCACCTCCAGAAGATTCCACATGTGCTTGTAACGAATGTTTCTACATGAAAATGAATACATTGGAAAAACTTTATTTGTGTTTGAAATTAGAAAAACCGGAGATTTTTGTTGATGAAGAAACAAGAATTAAAGCCGTTAAACCAATAGAAAGAATGTTGGATATTTCAGCAAAGTATGGTTTATAA